In one Pseudomonas hydrolytica genomic region, the following are encoded:
- a CDS encoding S8 family serine peptidase: MQGFQRTTVLLLLLSAGWTPVQADEKPSFAAQAQIAVDDQQSPRYIIKYKELAPSPMNQANQPQPLSAGRFESRAAQRLLSQAQVQPLMHLDSQAASVAHLSPAQLKQLQANPAIDYIELDPRRYLMAEQVPYGIPMVQADLLPDSAISNMKVCIVDSGYDLGHQDLPSAGITGNDGFGSVNSGNWYEDGDGHGTHVAGTIAALGGNNLGVVGVSPSGNLGLHIVKVFNNSGNWAYGSDLVMAIQQCRAAGSTVINMSLGGGASSITERNAMDAAYQNGVLVVAAAGNSGTSSLSYPASYDSVVSVAAVDSSGNHASFSQYNSQVEVAAPGVGVRSTLPGNRYASYNGTSMATPHVSALYALVWSQHRQCTPAQIRRVVNITAEDRGTPGRDPYYGYGIVKAKRASDLIAQRGCDASDGGNGEEQTYPNLSGARGAWVRHSVAVPSGARRLTVRISGGSGDADLYTHLGSQPTTSQWTCRPYLEGNQETCIQENPAAGTWHIGVRGYSSFSGVTLYWRYE; encoded by the coding sequence ATGCAAGGATTTCAACGCACCACCGTCTTACTGCTATTGCTCAGCGCAGGCTGGACCCCGGTCCAAGCCGACGAGAAACCCAGCTTCGCGGCCCAAGCGCAGATCGCTGTGGACGATCAGCAATCACCGCGCTACATCATCAAATACAAGGAGCTGGCCCCCTCACCGATGAACCAGGCCAATCAGCCGCAACCCCTGAGTGCCGGCCGATTCGAAAGCCGCGCCGCCCAGCGCCTGCTCAGCCAGGCCCAGGTGCAGCCGCTGATGCATCTGGACAGCCAGGCTGCCAGCGTGGCGCACCTGAGCCCGGCGCAACTCAAGCAGCTGCAGGCCAACCCGGCGATCGACTATATCGAGCTCGACCCACGCCGCTACCTGATGGCCGAACAGGTGCCCTACGGCATCCCCATGGTGCAGGCCGACCTGCTACCGGACAGCGCCATTTCCAACATGAAGGTGTGCATCGTCGACTCCGGCTACGACCTCGGCCATCAGGATCTGCCCTCGGCGGGCATCACTGGCAATGACGGCTTTGGCAGCGTCAACAGCGGCAACTGGTACGAGGATGGCGATGGCCACGGCACCCACGTGGCCGGAACCATCGCCGCGCTGGGCGGCAACAACCTCGGCGTAGTCGGCGTCAGCCCCTCGGGCAATCTGGGGCTACATATCGTCAAGGTGTTCAACAACAGCGGCAACTGGGCCTATGGTTCGGATCTGGTGATGGCCATCCAGCAGTGCCGCGCGGCAGGCTCGACGGTGATCAACATGAGCCTGGGCGGTGGCGCCTCTTCGATAACCGAACGCAATGCCATGGATGCGGCCTACCAGAACGGGGTGCTGGTCGTTGCAGCTGCCGGCAACAGTGGCACCAGCAGCCTCTCCTACCCAGCGTCCTATGACTCGGTCGTGTCGGTCGCAGCGGTCGACAGCAGCGGTAATCATGCCTCCTTCTCGCAGTACAACAGCCAGGTCGAAGTCGCCGCCCCCGGCGTTGGCGTGCGTTCCACCCTGCCTGGCAACCGCTACGCGAGCTATAACGGCACCTCAATGGCCACACCGCATGTATCGGCGCTTTACGCCCTGGTGTGGAGCCAGCACCGCCAGTGCACCCCTGCGCAGATTCGCAGGGTGGTCAACATCACCGCCGAAGACCGTGGCACGCCAGGTCGCGACCCCTATTACGGCTACGGCATTGTCAAAGCCAAGCGGGCCAGCGACCTGATTGCCCAGCGCGGCTGCGATGCCAGTGATGGTGGCAATGGTGAAGAGCAGACCTACCCCAACCTCTCCGGCGCGCGGGGAGCCTGGGTACGGCACAGCGTGGCCGTACCCAGCGGTGCCCGGCGTCTGACTGTGCGGATCAGTGGTGGCAGCGGTGATGCCGACCTTTACACCCACCTGGGCAGCCAGCCCACGACCAGCCAATGGACCTGCCGTCCCTACCTCGAAGGCAATCAGGAAACCTGCATTCAGGAAAATCCTGCCGCCGGCACCTGGCATATTGGCGTTAGGGGCTATTCCAGCTTCTCCGGCGTGACCCTCTACTGGCGCTACGAGTAG
- a CDS encoding VRR-NUC domain-containing protein, with translation MPALDAPELYYLANFRKALDWLDTHHRELMDAAEQAFIASFIQLPLPAQALLVRLVMRKGVHFRASKLSYAEIGAIDNAAAPLLELDWLIDDAALTFDELGALLLKDELAAHFAADLPRGALKKSELLAHLRELHVEPRSLTDWCPHLEDRLLSLAIGPLCDRLRLMFFGNLAQAWSEFVLADLGIFRYEQVPITPGSRGFRSRQDVDDYLHLRLCRDAFDAGMAVTEVLQLLGDFATDNPHIGERHQRLLLRLAQQLERAGELESALTLYRDTSAVGSRQRQIRVLERLGRDAEALALAEQVIDSPYNGEEAQLAERARTRLCRRLALPTPARAAKLVEDRIDLRLPRAASVELAVAAYLAGPDAPVHYVENTLICGLFGLLCWEAIFAPLPGAFFHPFHAGPVDLHRADFHARRSELFAACLARLDDGSYIEAMRRTHAEKFGIQSPFVFWELLDAERLEQALACLPPAHLGAWFRRLLADIRENRAGMPDLIQFWPAERRYRMIEVKGPGDRLQDNQKRWLAFCAEHGMPVSVCYVEWAE, from the coding sequence ATGCCCGCCCTCGACGCCCCCGAACTTTATTACCTGGCCAACTTCCGCAAGGCCCTAGACTGGCTCGATACCCATCATCGCGAGCTGATGGACGCGGCCGAGCAGGCCTTTATCGCCAGCTTCATCCAGCTGCCGCTGCCGGCCCAGGCGCTGCTGGTGAGGCTGGTGATGCGCAAGGGCGTGCACTTTCGCGCGAGCAAACTCAGCTACGCCGAGATCGGCGCCATCGACAACGCCGCCGCGCCTCTATTGGAACTGGACTGGCTGATCGACGACGCCGCGCTGACCTTCGACGAACTCGGCGCGCTGCTGCTCAAGGACGAACTGGCTGCGCATTTCGCCGCCGACCTGCCGCGCGGCGCGCTGAAAAAGAGCGAACTGCTGGCGCATCTGCGCGAGCTGCATGTCGAGCCGCGCAGCCTGACCGACTGGTGCCCGCACCTGGAAGACCGTCTGCTGAGCCTGGCCATCGGGCCGCTGTGCGACCGCCTGCGGCTGATGTTCTTCGGCAACCTGGCGCAGGCCTGGTCGGAATTCGTCCTGGCCGATCTGGGCATCTTTCGCTACGAGCAGGTGCCGATCACCCCGGGCTCGCGCGGCTTCCGCAGCCGCCAGGACGTCGACGACTACCTGCACCTGCGCCTCTGCCGCGACGCCTTCGACGCCGGCATGGCGGTAACCGAGGTGCTGCAACTGCTCGGTGATTTCGCCACCGACAACCCGCATATCGGCGAGCGCCACCAGCGCCTGCTGCTGCGCCTGGCCCAGCAACTGGAACGCGCCGGCGAGCTGGAGTCGGCGCTGACGCTGTACCGCGACACCAGCGCGGTCGGCTCACGGCAGCGGCAGATCCGCGTGCTGGAGCGCCTGGGCCGCGATGCCGAGGCGCTGGCCCTGGCCGAACAGGTCATCGATTCGCCATATAACGGCGAGGAGGCGCAGCTGGCCGAACGGGCGCGCACCCGTCTGTGCAGACGCCTCGCCCTGCCGACTCCGGCCAGGGCGGCGAAGCTGGTGGAGGATCGAATCGACCTGCGCCTGCCACGCGCCGCCAGCGTCGAGCTGGCCGTGGCCGCGTATCTGGCCGGACCCGATGCCCCGGTGCATTACGTGGAGAACACGCTGATCTGCGGGCTGTTCGGCCTGCTCTGCTGGGAGGCGATCTTCGCCCCGCTGCCCGGCGCCTTCTTCCACCCCTTCCACGCCGGCCCGGTGGACCTGCACCGCGCCGACTTCCACGCCCGGCGCAGCGAGCTGTTCGCCGCCTGCCTGGCGCGCCTGGACGATGGCAGCTACATCGAGGCCATGCGCCGCACCCATGCCGAGAAGTTCGGCATCCAGTCACCCTTCGTGTTCTGGGAGCTGCTCGACGCCGAGCGCCTGGAGCAGGCGCTGGCCTGCCTGCCGCCGGCACACCTGGGCGCCTGGTTCCGCCGCCTGCTCGCCGATATCCGCGAGAACCGCGCCGGCATGCCCGACCTGATCCAGTTCTGGCCGGCCGAGCGGCGCTACCGGATGATCGAGGTGAAAGGCCCGGGCGACCGCCTGCAGGACAACCAGAAACGCTGGCTGGCGTTCTGCGCCGAGCACGGCATGCCGGTCAGCGTCTGCTATGTGGAGTGGGCTGAGTGA
- a CDS encoding ATP-dependent DNA helicase, which yields MSLRIAVRELCEFTAKEGDLDLRFTPSPTAQEGIAGHATVVARRGPDYMSELAVSGEFEELTVSGRIDGFDPEFRLLEEIKTHRGDVARIPANHRLLHWAQVKVYGWLLCQALELDELDLAVVYFNVISQKETGFRERHSAEALRQFFELQCRRYIHWARQEQAHRLARDAALTTLRFPYAEFRHGQRQLAEAVYRAARDGHYLLAQATTGIGKTLGTLFPQLKAMPGQQIDRLFFLSAKTPGRRLALDALQRLRQPETPLRVLEHVARDKACEHPDKACHGESCPLARGFYDRLPAARSAALKERWLDQQAVREIAIAHGICPYYLSQELCRWSDVVVGDYNYYFDLGALLHSLTLVNQWRVCLLVDEAHNLVERGRSMYSAELDQARFKAMRRDAPAKLKGVLERVDRHWNQLHREQQVPYQVHPLAPDLLLAALGKAVSAITDHLTDQPEGNAGELLRFYLDAMLFCRLAESFGPHSLFDISRVEGDKGRSYSTLCIRNVLPAPFLGPRFEQAHSATLFSATLSPSHYYLDLLGLPQETQCLDVDSPFHAEQLQVRAVRNLSTRYRDRDASLAPICRLIAGQYGERPGNYLAFFSSYQYLQQVLDLLAREYPEIPVWVQSRQMDEAARQGFLERFQVGGRGIGFAVLGGVFGEGVDLPGERLIGAFVATLGLAQVNPINEEIRQRMHALFGDGYDYTYLYPGLQKVVQAAGRVIRTTEDEGVLYLIDDRFARPEVRRLLPSWWQVEAIRLPAETTKAPERAPSVEI from the coding sequence GTGAGCCTGCGCATCGCCGTGCGCGAGCTGTGCGAGTTCACCGCCAAGGAGGGCGACCTCGACCTGCGCTTCACCCCCTCGCCCACCGCTCAAGAGGGTATCGCGGGGCATGCCACGGTGGTCGCCAGGCGCGGCCCCGACTATATGTCCGAGCTGGCCGTAAGTGGCGAGTTCGAGGAACTGACGGTCAGCGGCCGCATCGACGGCTTCGACCCCGAGTTTCGCCTGCTGGAAGAGATCAAGACCCACCGCGGCGACGTCGCGCGCATCCCGGCCAACCATCGCCTGCTGCACTGGGCGCAGGTCAAGGTCTACGGCTGGCTGCTGTGCCAGGCGCTGGAACTCGATGAGCTGGACCTGGCGGTGGTGTACTTCAACGTCATCAGCCAGAAGGAAACGGGGTTTCGCGAGCGCCATAGCGCTGAGGCATTGCGCCAGTTCTTCGAGCTGCAATGCCGCCGCTATATCCACTGGGCGCGCCAGGAGCAGGCCCATCGCCTGGCGCGCGACGCAGCGCTGACCACGCTGCGCTTTCCCTACGCCGAATTTCGCCATGGCCAGCGGCAACTGGCCGAGGCCGTGTACCGCGCCGCGCGCGACGGCCATTACCTGTTGGCGCAGGCCACCACCGGCATCGGCAAGACCCTCGGCACCCTGTTCCCGCAGCTCAAGGCCATGCCCGGCCAGCAGATCGATCGCCTGTTCTTCCTCAGCGCCAAGACCCCAGGCCGGCGCCTGGCGCTGGACGCGCTGCAGCGCCTGCGCCAGCCCGAGACGCCGCTGCGGGTGCTGGAGCACGTGGCCCGCGACAAGGCCTGCGAGCATCCGGACAAGGCCTGCCACGGCGAATCCTGCCCACTGGCCAGGGGCTTCTACGATCGCCTGCCGGCGGCGCGCAGCGCGGCGCTGAAGGAGCGCTGGCTGGATCAGCAGGCCGTGCGCGAGATCGCCATCGCCCACGGCATCTGCCCCTACTACCTGAGCCAGGAGCTGTGCCGCTGGAGCGACGTGGTGGTGGGCGACTACAACTACTACTTCGACCTCGGCGCCCTGCTGCACAGCCTGACCCTGGTCAACCAGTGGCGCGTCTGCCTGCTGGTGGACGAGGCGCACAACCTGGTCGAACGCGGCCGCAGCATGTACAGCGCCGAGCTGGACCAGGCGCGCTTCAAGGCCATGCGCCGCGACGCCCCGGCCAAGCTCAAAGGCGTGCTGGAGCGGGTCGACCGCCACTGGAACCAGCTGCACCGCGAGCAGCAGGTGCCTTACCAGGTCCATCCGCTGGCACCGGACCTGCTGCTCGCCGCCCTGGGCAAGGCGGTCAGCGCCATCACCGATCATCTGACCGACCAGCCCGAAGGCAACGCCGGCGAACTGCTGCGTTTCTACCTCGACGCCATGTTGTTCTGTCGCCTGGCCGAGAGCTTCGGCCCACACTCGCTGTTCGACATCAGCCGCGTCGAGGGCGACAAGGGCCGCAGCTACTCCACCCTGTGCATCCGCAACGTCCTGCCGGCGCCCTTTCTCGGCCCGCGCTTCGAGCAGGCGCACAGCGCCACGCTGTTCTCCGCCACCCTCAGCCCCAGCCACTACTACCTCGACCTGCTCGGCCTGCCGCAGGAGACGCAGTGCCTGGACGTCGACTCGCCATTCCACGCCGAGCAGCTGCAGGTGCGCGCGGTGCGCAACCTGTCGACCCGCTACCGCGACCGCGACGCCTCGCTGGCGCCGATCTGCCGGCTGATCGCCGGTCAGTACGGCGAACGGCCGGGCAACTACCTGGCCTTCTTCAGCAGCTACCAGTACCTGCAACAGGTGCTGGACCTGCTGGCCCGCGAGTACCCCGAGATTCCCGTCTGGGTGCAGTCGCGGCAGATGGACGAGGCGGCGCGCCAGGGCTTTCTCGAACGCTTTCAGGTCGGCGGGCGCGGCATCGGCTTCGCTGTGCTCGGCGGGGTGTTCGGCGAAGGCGTCGACCTGCCCGGCGAACGCCTGATCGGCGCCTTCGTCGCCACCCTCGGCCTGGCCCAGGTCAACCCGATCAACGAGGAAATCCGCCAGCGCATGCACGCGCTGTTCGGCGACGGCTACGACTACACCTACCTCTACCCCGGCCTGCAGAAGGTGGTGCAGGCCGCCGGCCGGGTGATCCGCACCACCGAGGACGAAGGCGTGCTCTACCTGATCGACGACCGTTTCGCCCGCCCGGAAGTACGCCGTCTGCTGCCGAGCTGGTGGCAGGTCGAGGCCATCCGCCTGCCCGCAGAAACGACAAAGGCGCCCGAGCGGGCGCCTTCAGTCGAAATCTGA
- a CDS encoding phage infection protein, translating to MKKQILASFVIAALSASAFALPQVSVEQLAAPVVAEDGADRVGVNRIAADGADRVGVNRIAADGADRVGVNRIAADGADRVGVNRIAADGADRVGVNRIAADGADRVGVNRIAADGADRVGASRIG from the coding sequence ATGAAAAAGCAAATCCTCGCCAGCTTCGTTATCGCCGCCCTGTCCGCCAGCGCTTTCGCCCTGCCGCAGGTTTCCGTTGAACAACTCGCTGCCCCGGTGGTTGCCGAAGATGGTGCGGACCGCGTCGGCGTCAATCGCATCGCTGCCGACGGTGCGGACCGTGTCGGCGTCAATCGCATCGCTGCCGACGGTGCGGACCGTGTCGGCGTCAATCGCATCGCTGCCGACGGTGCGGACCGTGTCGGCGTCAATCGCATCGCTGCCGACGGTGCGGACCGTGTCGGCGTCAATCGCATCGCTGCCGATGGCGCGGACCGTGTCGGCGTCAATCGTATCGCCGCCGATGGTGCAGACCGCGTCGGCGCCAGCCGTATCGGCTGA
- the creC gene encoding two-component system sensor histidine kinase CreC: MPLGVRIFLVYFLFVGLAGWFVLSTVMDEIRPGVRQSTEETLVDTANLLAEILRDELKAGTLGQGRLTEALEAYGRRQPQASIWGLTKAEVNHRIYVTDDQGMVLLDSTGQAVGQDYSRWNDVLLTLRGQYGARSTREDPEDPDSSVMYVAAPIKDGERIIGVVSVAKPNRTLQPYIERSQTRLGWLGAGLIGLGLLIGALLSWWLGAALGKLTRYAQAVSEGQRAEAPQVRGGELGQLAVAVERMRTELEGKAYVERYVHTLTHELKSPLAAIRGAAELLDGDMPAEQRQRFVANIQQESARLQNLIERLLHLAQVEQRQGLEERVAVPLAALVEELLQAQQARIVAAGLRVEPAVPANLSLRGERFLLRQALANLLDNALDFTPPGGCIRIATERQGERIVLCLFNQGEAIPEYALARLTERFYSLPRPNGGRKSTGLGLNFVQEVAELHGGELQIGNVEGGVEARLILPA; this comes from the coding sequence ATGCCGCTGGGCGTACGCATCTTCCTCGTCTACTTCCTCTTCGTTGGCCTGGCCGGCTGGTTCGTGCTGAGCACGGTGATGGACGAGATACGCCCCGGCGTGCGCCAGAGCACCGAGGAAACCCTGGTCGATACCGCCAACCTGCTGGCCGAGATCCTGCGCGATGAGCTCAAGGCCGGCACCCTCGGCCAGGGCCGCCTGACCGAGGCGCTGGAAGCCTACGGCCGGCGCCAGCCGCAGGCGAGCATCTGGGGCCTGACCAAGGCCGAGGTCAACCACCGGATCTACGTCACCGACGACCAGGGGATGGTGCTGCTCGACTCCACCGGCCAGGCGGTGGGCCAGGATTACTCGCGCTGGAACGACGTGCTGCTCACCCTGCGCGGCCAGTACGGTGCGCGCTCGACCCGCGAGGACCCGGAAGACCCCGACTCCTCGGTGATGTACGTCGCCGCGCCGATCAAAGATGGCGAGCGGATCATCGGCGTGGTCTCGGTGGCCAAGCCCAACCGCACCCTGCAGCCCTATATCGAGCGCTCGCAAACGCGCCTGGGCTGGCTCGGCGCCGGGCTGATCGGTCTGGGCCTGCTGATCGGTGCACTGCTCTCCTGGTGGCTCGGCGCCGCCCTGGGCAAGCTCACCCGCTACGCCCAGGCGGTCAGCGAGGGCCAGCGCGCCGAGGCGCCGCAGGTACGCGGTGGCGAGCTGGGGCAACTGGCCGTGGCGGTGGAGCGCATGCGCACCGAGCTGGAGGGCAAGGCCTACGTCGAGCGCTACGTGCACACCCTGACCCACGAGCTGAAAAGCCCGCTGGCCGCCATTCGCGGCGCGGCCGAACTGCTCGACGGCGACATGCCAGCCGAGCAGCGCCAGCGCTTCGTGGCCAATATCCAGCAGGAAAGCGCGCGCCTGCAGAACCTCATCGAACGCCTGCTGCACCTGGCGCAGGTGGAGCAGCGTCAGGGCCTGGAGGAGCGCGTGGCGGTGCCGCTGGCGGCGCTGGTCGAGGAGTTGCTGCAGGCGCAGCAGGCGCGCATTGTCGCTGCCGGCCTGCGAGTCGAGCCGGCCGTGCCGGCGAACCTGAGCCTGCGCGGCGAACGCTTTCTGCTGCGTCAGGCGCTGGCCAACCTGCTGGACAACGCCCTGGACTTCACCCCGCCCGGCGGGTGCATCCGCATCGCCACCGAGCGCCAGGGCGAGCGCATCGTGCTGTGCCTGTTCAACCAGGGTGAAGCCATCCCCGAGTACGCCCTGGCGCGCCTGACCGAGCGCTTCTACTCCCTGCCGCGCCCCAACGGTGGCCGCAAGAGCACCGGGCTGGGCCTGAACTTCGTGCAGGAAGTGGCCGAGCTGCATGGCGGTGAATTGCAGATCGGCAATGTCGAAGGTGGCGTGGAGGCGCGCCTGATACTGCCGGCGTAG
- the creB gene encoding two-component system response regulator CreB, with protein MPQILIVEDEAAIADTLVYALQAEGFVTRWSSLGGEALTLLENGAFDLAILDVGLPDISGFEVCKRLRRFSEVPVIFLTARSEEIDRVVGLEIGADDYVVKPFSPREVAARVKVILKRMAPRETPAAGAASAFQIDDAAFCIHYHGQALSLTRHEFRLLRTLLGQPRRVYSREQLLDALGVASEAGYERNIDSHIKSLRAKLRAIAPAEEPIQTHRGLGYSYQPES; from the coding sequence ATGCCGCAGATACTGATAGTCGAAGACGAAGCCGCGATTGCCGATACCTTGGTCTACGCCCTGCAGGCCGAAGGCTTCGTCACGCGCTGGTCAAGCCTGGGCGGCGAGGCCCTGACGCTGCTGGAAAACGGCGCCTTCGACCTGGCCATTCTCGATGTCGGCCTGCCGGATATCAGCGGCTTCGAAGTGTGCAAGCGCCTGCGCCGCTTTTCCGAGGTGCCGGTGATCTTCCTCACCGCCCGCAGCGAGGAGATCGACCGCGTGGTGGGCCTGGAAATCGGCGCCGACGACTACGTGGTCAAGCCCTTCAGCCCGCGCGAGGTGGCCGCCCGGGTCAAGGTCATCCTCAAGCGCATGGCGCCGCGTGAAACGCCGGCCGCCGGCGCCGCGAGCGCCTTTCAGATCGACGATGCGGCGTTCTGCATCCACTACCATGGCCAGGCCCTGAGTCTGACCCGTCACGAGTTCCGCCTGCTGCGTACCTTGCTCGGCCAGCCGCGTCGGGTCTATTCCCGCGAGCAGTTGCTCGACGCCCTCGGCGTGGCCAGCGAGGCCGGCTACGAGCGCAACATCGACAGCCACATCAAGAGCCTGCGCGCCAAGCTGCGTGCCATCGCCCCAGCCGAAGAGCCGATCCAGACCCATCGCGGCCTGGGCTACAGCTACCAGCCGGAGAGCTAG
- a CDS encoding CBS domain-containing protein, whose translation MKTAAEVLRSKPYAYVYSVDSEDSLVDGLRIMAEKGVGALVVMSGGRLVGIVSERDYVRKVALADLSVLETKISHIMTRDVISVGPRDSVQHCMELMTERRLRHLPVLAEGELIGLLSIGDLVKDTIAEQANLIRQLEQYIRGEIP comes from the coding sequence ATGAAAACCGCTGCCGAAGTGCTTCGTAGCAAGCCCTACGCCTACGTTTACAGCGTCGACAGCGAAGATTCGCTGGTCGACGGCCTGCGGATCATGGCCGAGAAGGGCGTGGGCGCCCTGGTGGTCATGTCCGGCGGGCGCCTGGTCGGGATCGTCAGCGAGCGCGATTACGTGCGCAAGGTGGCGCTGGCCGACCTCTCCGTGCTCGAGACCAAGATCAGCCACATCATGACCCGCGACGTCATCAGCGTCGGCCCGCGCGACAGCGTGCAGCACTGTATGGAGCTGATGACCGAACGTCGCCTGCGCCACCTGCCGGTGCTGGCCGAAGGCGAACTGATCGGCCTGCTCTCCATCGGCGATCTGGTCAAGGACACCATTGCCGAACAGGCCAACCTGATCCGCCAGCTGGAGCAGTACATTCGCGGCGAGATTCCGTAA
- a CDS encoding methyl-accepting chemotaxis protein, which produces MTGVLEPGVRLLQRFSFAHKFQLVFLLFALPLGYALWVISSDYRARLQSVDQEVEGAQALERMATVQQELIAQRTLLARWKGTEKAAEGLLQQREAQLDQALQAAAEPLQSSLISEQARQHFQSLQGERDSLRAAGLGKVALPDALERYQRALLYLIALREQVATDSGLILDPRLDTYLMMEQVTYILPRLLEQLGTFAAQGHGAVVSQHFTLQSRVLIRDLRRSLDEQRAQLVKAQTTLSREAPQTMRQLGAPFESALAAFDDFLQQIDRDMFEASPMALTPEQFVQRVEALEGQLHGLQQAVYRQFTASLGEYRQESLSSMIEVIGAFSLLTVLALYVLLCLNASIRLGTTRIIDAARGLRDGDLRVHMQVNGRDDLAAIAQALNTAVEQMRDSLQGVNRESRQLDATVQLLGGQARDALDAVEQQQAQMSQIATAATQMAATAQSVAQSCEQAAVEAQQTREVAMSSNQRSERTSASMRQLSSRLGDSAAALQQLREQTQQINRVVEVIKGIAEQTNLLALNAAIEAARAGEAGRGFAVVADEVRSLSKRTQDSTQEIAQTVDNLQRVVGQSVTLMEEACGQADGDIGSVLAMGDELQNIVDSVQRVSDRLAQIATAAEQQAATADEVSGNIQQVDQAAGQLLDGAQAVSSAAEQLRRGSEGLAQNTGRFRLD; this is translated from the coding sequence ATGACGGGAGTACTCGAGCCGGGTGTACGGCTGCTACAGCGTTTCAGTTTTGCCCACAAGTTCCAGCTGGTGTTCCTGTTGTTCGCATTGCCGCTGGGCTACGCCTTGTGGGTAATCAGCAGCGATTACCGGGCCCGCCTGCAATCGGTCGATCAGGAAGTCGAGGGCGCTCAGGCCCTGGAGCGAATGGCAACGGTGCAGCAGGAGCTGATCGCCCAGCGCACCCTGCTGGCGCGCTGGAAAGGCACCGAAAAGGCCGCCGAAGGGCTGCTGCAACAGCGTGAGGCGCAGCTCGACCAGGCCCTGCAGGCGGCAGCCGAGCCCTTGCAAAGTAGCCTGATCAGCGAGCAGGCGCGCCAGCATTTTCAGTCCCTGCAAGGTGAGCGTGACAGCCTGCGTGCGGCAGGGCTGGGCAAGGTGGCCCTGCCCGACGCGCTGGAGCGCTACCAGAGGGCGCTGCTGTACCTGATCGCCCTGCGCGAGCAGGTGGCCACCGACAGCGGCCTGATCCTCGATCCACGTCTGGATACCTACCTGATGATGGAGCAGGTCACCTACATCCTGCCGCGCCTGCTCGAACAGCTCGGCACCTTTGCCGCCCAGGGGCATGGCGCGGTGGTGTCGCAGCATTTCACCCTGCAGAGCAGGGTGCTGATCCGTGACCTGCGGCGCAGCCTGGACGAGCAGCGTGCGCAACTGGTCAAGGCGCAGACCACCCTGTCGCGCGAGGCGCCGCAGACCATGCGTCAGCTCGGCGCGCCGTTCGAAAGCGCGCTCGCGGCATTCGACGATTTCCTCCAGCAGATCGACCGCGACATGTTCGAGGCCAGCCCCATGGCCCTCACGCCCGAGCAGTTCGTGCAGCGTGTGGAGGCGCTGGAGGGGCAGCTGCACGGCCTGCAGCAGGCGGTCTACCGGCAGTTCACCGCCAGCCTCGGCGAGTATCGACAGGAGTCGCTGAGCTCGATGATCGAAGTGATCGGCGCCTTCAGCCTGCTGACCGTGCTGGCGCTCTACGTGCTGCTGTGTCTCAACGCCTCGATCCGCCTCGGCACCACCCGTATCATCGACGCGGCGCGCGGCCTGCGTGACGGCGACCTGCGCGTGCACATGCAGGTCAACGGGCGTGACGATCTGGCCGCCATCGCCCAGGCGCTGAACACCGCGGTCGAGCAGATGCGCGATTCGCTGCAGGGCGTCAACCGTGAAAGCCGGCAGCTCGACGCCACGGTGCAGCTGCTTGGCGGCCAGGCGCGCGATGCGCTGGACGCCGTCGAACAGCAGCAGGCGCAGATGAGCCAGATCGCCACGGCCGCCACGCAGATGGCCGCCACCGCACAGAGCGTGGCGCAGAGCTGCGAGCAGGCGGCCGTGGAGGCCCAGCAGACTCGCGAGGTGGCCATGAGCAGCAACCAGCGCAGCGAGCGCACCAGTGCCAGCATGCGTCAGCTGAGCAGTCGCCTCGGCGACAGCGCCGCCGCCCTGCAGCAGCTGCGCGAGCAGACCCAGCAGATCAATCGGGTAGTGGAAGTGATCAAGGGCATTGCCGAGCAGACCAACCTGCTGGCGCTCAACGCGGCCATCGAGGCGGCCCGCGCCGGTGAGGCCGGACGCGGCTTCGCCGTGGTCGCCGACGAGGTGCGCTCGCTGTCCAAGCGCACCCAGGATTCGACCCAGGAAATCGCCCAGACCGTCGACAACCTGCAGCGCGTGGTCGGCCAGTCGGTCACCCTGATGGAAGAGGCCTGCGGTCAGGCCGATGGCGACATCGGCAGCGTCCTGGCCATGGGCGACGAACTGCAGAACATCGTTGACTCGGTGCAGCGCGTCAGCGACCGCCTGGCGCAGATCGCCACCGCCGCCGAGCAGCAGGCGGCCACCGCCGACGAGGTCAGTGGCAATATCCAGCAGGTCGATCAGGCCGCCGGCCAGTTGCTCGATGGCGCTCAGGCGGTGAGCAGTGCAGCCGAGCAGTTGCGCCGCGGCAGCGAGGGCCTGGCGCAGAACACCGGTCGCTTCAGGCTCGACTGA